The Tenrec ecaudatus isolate mTenEca1 chromosome 11, mTenEca1.hap1, whole genome shotgun sequence region aggatgaaaggatacaatcctgatgtagacctttcctgattttaaacaatgctctatccctttgttctgttctcaTGCTTCTTGACCTATGTAAAAGTTTCGAATGAGCATAAGTAGGTGCCATATACCTGCTGACCTTCAATTTATTAGACGTTGCAACCATGACCCTGATCTGATCATTTTCATTAATTTATCACTGCTTTCATCAGTCTGTGTCCTTCTCCCAATCCATGTGAATGATTTTCTTGGCATGACTatctttctttacacacacaaagAAGCATCATGttctttgcttctctggagaaactaCCTCAGACTGATAGCTACTACTTCCTAGAAAAAAATTCCATCTCTTTTACATTTGCAATTGTTTGGAATGCAGTTCTTCATAGCATTCTataattgtatttttattttcattggttCTATTGCAGTAGTTCTAATCATTATATTTGTCAGTGCTTTGTtgattgtgtttatttttttttaaaaaccaagtttgattggggcagagaatgtgcagatgtgctttatacaattgatgtatgcatatgtatggattgtgataagagttgtatgagcccctaataaaatgtaaaaaaaggaaaaaacaaaacaaaaaaacccccaagtTTCCTCCTTTTTATTctattgtttattattttctatttcatttatgaCTAATACTTATAATTTTTTCCTGGAATTTGTATAATTGTTTACTGATTTATTTCTAATTGCAGGAAACCTTGCATTGCGGTGTTGAGGtgctgttattgttttctttcttcttttgtgatGTGTCTACTTATTCCTATGAATTATACTTTTGCACTGTTTTAGCTATATCATAAAGGTCGTAATTTAtggattttcatccttttttgatTAGGAAGTATTTCTATTTCAGTTTTTATACCTTTAATTACCCAGTAGTTTCTAAACATAGCTTTTAAACATATGTAATTTCCATATAGTTGATATTTTATTGATCTCCAAATTTCTGATTGTTAATTTAATAACATTATAAACCAGTAAGTTGCATCATGATATTTtgctctttataaatatattgagACTTTTTGAGGCCCAATATATCGTCTATTCTGTAGAATGTTTCACATGCCTTAGAAAAGCATGAGCACTGTGCTCTTGTTGGTCGATTGTTCTGCGTTTGTCTGTGACATCAAGAAGACTGACTGTATTGTTCAATTGTTGAATGCTTTTACTCAGTTTCTTTCCAATTGTTTGGTGCTTCATCAAAAGTGACATTTTAGACTCTTATTTTAGAATTATCTAAGTCCTTTTTCTATTGTGTAGTTTGGTTTATATATTTGAGGCTCTTTCACTGGGTGTATAAATATTTTTGgtgtataaatatttattaagatCATGCCCTCTTGTTCAATTAACCCTCTAGCTCTTATATAATAATCTTTTCTAAACTTTATCTTATCACAAATTAATATCATCACTCCTGCTTGCTTATTGGTTGCCATTACCTGgttatttattttcatcctttgacTTTTCTTATATTTTGTGTTGGTTTGAAAAGTTGTTTCTTATGGACAATGTACTAGTGGATCCCATTTTTCTAACCATTGTGATACATTCTGTCTCTTGATGACATTTAAGCCATTTACATTTAGAGCAGTCATGAATAGGATTCTGTGTCTTGCTCTAATTTTgctgtgggttttgtgtgtatgtgttaagtACTGTGGGCATCTTTGTCCCACATAACTAATTTGTTTTGAATTCATTTGTTTGTGTTATTTATActgtaattttctttgttttttttcttttagtgtaTATTACATCTTTATgattttcctctttctcactttGGTGAATGTTAATCTTATCTGTGGTTACTCTGTAATTTATCAATTCcatatcaattttaaaacattctctttGTTCTTGAAATTTTTTTACTTCCTCTATATTTGGAAGTTATTTTGCTATGCTatttcctctttttaatttttaataatttttgtttACAAATGAAGGTCTCTAGTCCCATGCTTCCGGTTTTATAGGCATGTTGTACTTCAGAGTCCACGGTATCTAGACTGACATTGAGAGGCTGTCATCCTGTGATCATCTGTGGTTGTTTGCTACAATAATGAGTTTTCTCTTCAAAGAATCTCATTTGGTATTTCTAGTAAAGTTGATCTgctttttacaaattcctttcatttatgtttttttCTGGAAATACTCTATTTTCACAGTCTTAGTTGAGTGTCGATTTTTCTTTGTATATGATATGACTATTGATTTATAATTCTTCCAGAAATTTTGAATGGTATAAAAATGTAACATTATTCGCTACAGTTGAATATGTGAACACAAATAAGCCAGGACTTATGGAATATTCTTACATATTTATCAACCGTTACAAGTAAATGTGTGTACTGTAGTCTGTGTGGACAATATCGATCTATGATCCAAATATTCCGTGTTCatagcacacacaaatacactatTAAGAATTTATGCTTCATCATTTCCCCAAGGAATCACAGGGACTAGACAAGCACACAAAAGTACACTGTTAAGAACttatatttcatcattttccGAAGGAATCACTGGGACCAGACAAAGCCAAAATCCACAGTGTCTATTCACTACCCATTTTCTTCTCTTCAGAGTCTAATTTGAGATGGAAACAGTATGTACAGAATAAAAATTTATTATTGTTGTGTTTGACTCCGATCCTTGGAAAAGACAGAAGCGCTAGCGATGAGCATAGGAAGGGGAGAGTAAAAGGAACAATTAGAATTCGGAGGACCCTTTGAGGGCGCCGGGCGATACTTTCTTCTTTGTGGGTCTGCACAGGGAGTCTGACATCCACAGTGATCAGCCACTCCAAATGCTTTCACTGCTCCTAGTCCTTAAACTTACAGACATAGGGCAACGCCTGGTCACAGTCAGAGTGGTGCCATTTCTGGAACCCTGGAGGAACAGAAACATAAGGAAGATCGGTTTGGGGCTCGGGAGGGACTTCTCTCATACTCTAGGGTTCAAAGCCTCTCCATCTTCCCTGGTGTCGCACACAAGCTGATGGCAATAGAAATCAaggagaaatgaaagaaaatgagaaaagaaaaaccaGCAGAGTAATTTCCAACACTGTATTTTACAACTTGGGGTGTTTCCCAAGGTCAAGCCACAAAGGATTGGGAGAGAACGAGGGGAGTAAGTGGCTTCGGCGTTTCTTACCTGAGGTTGGAGAGAGGCTTGCACAGAAGCCAGAGTTTGTGTTGCTGCAGGTCTCTTCATCCCAGGCAGAGTAATTCACCAAGTCAGTGCTGCTCCATTCCCATCCACCGAAATCGGGCTCAGATCCCTACAAAGGAAGGAGTCAAGTTGAGTAATAGCCCATCTAGCATCCCTTGCATCATGCCATTGCATCTGCTCGTCCAAGCGCTGCTCCAGGACCATATCCTCTGGGGAGTTCTTCTTTAAACTAAGGCTGATAGAGATATCTAAAGTAATGCATTACTGACATTACTGACTGACATCTAAGTAATACATTGCTGACTAAACAACACTTGATACATTTTTGATTAGCTTCTAAACCTCAAAGACAAGGACTCTCGTATAGGAGGAGAGCAATAGCCTTTCCCTAGGTAGGTTCTTATCATAACAGTTCACTCAGATCCCTGAGGACAGAGCACTGAATGGCAAAGCCTCATGTGAGATTTTCATGTAAACTATGAAAGAGGCACATTCGCTGTAGACAAGAACATCCAGAACTCAGCTCTTCAGCTGCCTGCAAGgtcttttcttccccccccccaaatgttcTTTAGGTTCACTGAGCTCTTGGGCTCTATAAAGAACCACTTTGGGCAGGCATATAAGACAGAGAGTGAGTCCAGCGACCGTAGCCATCTTAGAGGTCAGAGAGAGGAAAAGACCACAATCACACCATCGTGGGGTCATGAAACCCAATCCAGATGTTCTCTTTGGTGTTTGAAGTGCTCTTCACCAGGGAGGCAATGAAGGATCCCTCAGCCGCAGACAGCACAGACACGAGGTATCCCGAGGGCCGCTTCTGGCAGGCTATCTGTGTGGGGAAAGAGACAGAAGAAACGGAAGCTTGCTGTGTAGGGAGGCGGTAAGTGAGAAGGGTTGTATGAAAGATAGAGGTGCACATAGTCACAAGCAAGGACCTTTGGAGGATAAAGAGCCCCCCTTCTCTCCTCTGGCTCCCCTGTACCCCTCCCTGTACTTGCTATCCTCATAGCCCACTACGTACGTCTGCGGCCATCCAGGGTTTAGGCGTCAGAAACAGGGCGTAGCAGTAAGACCCATAGGCCTTGGAGCCCTTGGGGCACTGGATGCGTTCAGAGGGCGGCTCCATCGGGGAGTCTTCCCCTGTGGTCATGGGAGAAAAACAAAGGTGAGGAAGCACTTGAAAGGAAGTTTGGTGATTTGAGAGGGACAGCGGGAAGGTAACGCTGAAGGCACAAATGCCCACGAAGGCAGGGCATAGTCTGATTCCAAATGAGAAGATAGAGAAGATTACAGACATCTAAATGGAATGTATGACATGTGAGTCTATGAAAATTAGGAATTGTCCAAGGTGAACTAGAGTATTTCAAGACCATATCCTAGGTATTCtcaaccaccaccagcaccacaaaaccctcactgccatcgaggcaatgctgattcatagtgaccacctgtgggtttcggagactgtaactgtttacaggaggagaaagcccagtctgtcttccAAGGAGCTGGGTTTGAATTGTCCAGcattcggatcacagcccaatgtgtaagcactaGAGAGTGACGCTCACTCCTGGGCTGTCCGCTTCTCACCTTTGCCAACCCCTTCAGAACTGTTTTGTCTTATAGCAGccatctctcttctttctcccccctcctcttCTTCAAGGTTCACCTTTTTCTGGAcgattgtttctacactgtaccctttCTGTAACGCATCCTTCATTATACATAGTTTTATGTTCTCAACTTCCAACAGCTGACTGACACCCACAGACaacatgaaccctggtggtgcagtgattgtgtgttggcctgtgatctgctttgctgacagttcaaaaccacgagcatcTCTTCGGTaagagactgggttttctactttgtcttagaaacccacagggggttgcagtgagtcagcattgactcgatgagactgagtttgttcgtttgtttgtttgattttgataACCCTATTCCACTATTAATGAGACACTTTGATGATTCCCACAACTAGTTAGCCAAATGTAAACAATATTGATTGGAGGAAATTGCATTTGGTTTAAGCATGTGAGAATATACCTCTTATTACCACGTGTGTTACACAGATAGCTCTTTCCTCTTTGGGGCCTGAACATCCACCAGAAATGTTTAGGAGTATCAAAATCTCACCttgtccaggtcagataaacccctcaggaacagaaatgcgagcagtgataccaggagggataggggaaggaggggagaggaggggggaagaaactgggggaagggaggcagcggtaggtataagatatgaaaataataataatttatagtttgtcaaggggtcacgaggatgTAAGGGGGGCAGGAGGgtaaaaagatgagctgatagcaagggcttaaatcagcggttctcaacctgtgggttgcaactcccttgggagtagaatgaccctttcactggggtggcccaattcataatagtagcaaaattacaattatgaagtggcaacaaaaatgattttatggctgtggggtcaccacaatatgaggaactatactaaagggtctcagcattaggaaggttaagaaccactggcttaaatagaaaataaatgtttagaaaataatattaggaacatatgtataaatatgcttcagACAATAGATGTACGTATTATTGtaagatcccctaataaaatgatctttaaaagaatacaaaaaaacccaaaaaacctcaCCTTGGACCTGTGACAGGATCATCAAGCTGGAGAGCAGTATCCAGGACAGGCTGGGCAGGACCATGGGAAATGGCATCTTGTCTCTAGTAGAACAGACAGTCCAAGACCATGACAAGAAGGACATTTAGAAAGTATGTCTGAAGAGATAATccctcctctttctaccccatGCCTCTTTCTTTGTACTCCTGAAGTAAATTGACTTTTGTGACGTCCACCCCTTGCTACAATTTTGTAGAGAACTGTGGAGGCAATAGCCATAGCATCCCTTAGATATACCTTTGATAAGAACAACTCCCATTTTATAACAGAGATTTGCCTTACATTCTCCCACCACGTGTGAAGAAAGCCCTCTAATGAGTGTCTCATCTGACGGCAGCTCACCTGTTGTGCGGGTCTGGAATGGTTTACAAGGTCTGAAAGCAAGGGCTTTTATCATTAACTCCgcgggaggggaaaggaagtataaGACACGAATGCACAGGTGGTACAGAGGTCATGGGGGAGGATTTGGATTGGGTGCAAGGAAATTTCTGTATGAGGTGGAGATGCTTCCCGTCAAAGGCTGGGAACTGCGCAGGTGTTAATTCTTTCTTGTTAGCGGGCCAGCTCTTTCCTCAAGAACAAATGGAGATTGACCTTTCTACAGCCTCCTGCTTGTCGTTGTCCTATATTACAGTTACTGTGTTACAATTTAATAATAATTTCCATGGGGATCATTCTTTTGATTAATCTCTCAATTTTTCATTTCCTTCTACTTTTTCTCATAGGATTATTTAAATTCTATATGATAAGGAATATAGGCATTATAAGTAACACAAATGGCTTAAGGTCCTGCTAGAACTGAAATTAAGATTCATAGATACAGGTCAGTATTGCTTATTAGCAGTAAGA contains the following coding sequences:
- the LOC142460723 gene encoding regenerating islet-derived protein 3-gamma-like isoform X2; the protein is MPFPMVLPSLSWILLSSLMILSQVQGEDSPMEPPSERIQCPKGSKAYGSYCYALFLTPKPWMAADGSEPDFGGWEWSSTDLVNYSAWDEETCSNTNSGFCASLSPTSGFQKWHHSDCDQALPYVCKFKD
- the LOC142460723 gene encoding lithostathine-like isoform X1 yields the protein MPFPMVLPSLSWILLSSLMILSQVQGEDSPMEPPSERIQCPKGSKAYGSYCYALFLTPKPWMAADIACQKRPSGYLVSVLSAAEGSFIASLVKSTSNTKENIWIGFHDPTMGSEPDFGGWEWSSTDLVNYSAWDEETCSNTNSGFCASLSPTSGFQKWHHSDCDQALPYVCKFKD